In one window of Camelina sativa cultivar DH55 chromosome 15, Cs, whole genome shotgun sequence DNA:
- the LOC104747015 gene encoding protein PLASTID MOVEMENT IMPAIRED 2-like isoform X2, with product MGVDFLLIDEKSTLMQGSIDVTHLPKFEHALRDGALYRNIRGCFFRLQWRGKFRGMILHGEAKQETTRFEKTIQKDDVVIERLNSKLLIANDQLEAVSAAEERISSLADNLTTSFEKLKNDKEAAKKEEFELKEEATVIKSEVHKTEIGIGEKEKELLSKLDELEKAKHAEALALEKLESMAEKTMKTGEMESLRSSTITISRFEYEYLSGQACHAKETAEKKVEAALAWVEALKASTNAILLRMESLKRVSGKTMVEEERASFRMHRLLSIKRLVQNEIQKLKQKSEDYGVIRSPKPIRKLLQSHKENSGDKGLINSPRPVRKSVRLSGKFTPVQGGKSRRYSSGNRATPTFFVIKKKKKVPSLVKFFSRKRRFSA from the exons ATGGGGGTTGATTTCCTTCTGATTGACGAAAAG TCTACTTTGATGCAAGGCTCCATTGACGTCACCCACCTTCCCAAATTCGAACACGCTCTGCGTGATGGGGCTTTGTATAGAAACATAAGAGGTTGTTTCTTCCGTCTTCAGTGGAGAGGAAAGTTCAGAGGAATGATACTACACGGTGAAgccaaacaagaaacaacacgGTTTGAGAAGACGATACAAAAGGATGATGTAGTGATTGAGAGACTCAATTCGAAGCTTCTTATTGCGAATGATCAATTAGAAGCAGTATCTGCAGCTGAAGAAAGAATCAGCTCTCTTGCTGACAATTTAACTACTTCATTTGAGAAGCTAAAGAATGATAAAGAAGCTGCAAAGAAAGAGGAGTTTGAGCTTAAAGAAGAAGCAACGGTCATCAAGAGTGAGGTACATAAAACCGAAATAGGAATTggtgaaaaggagaaagagttGCTTTCAAAGTTAGATGAGCTTGAGAAAGCTAAGCACGCAGAGGCTTTAGCTCTCGAGAAGCTCGAGTCTATGGCAGAGAAGACAATGAAAACTGGGGAAATGGAATCGCTGAGAAGTTCAACCATCACAATCTCAAGATTTGAGTACGAGTATTTGAGTGGACAAGCTTGTCACGCGAAAGAAACTGCAGAGAAGAAAGTGGAAGCTGCATTGGCGTGGGTTGAAGCACTCAAGGCTAGCACTAACGCGATTTTGTTAAGGATGGAATCTTTAAAGAGAGTGAGTGGGAAAACAATGGTGGAAGAAGAAAGGGCATCGTTCAGGATGCATAGGTTGCTATCGATAAAGAGACTAGTCCAAAATGAGATTCAAAAGTTAAAGCAGAAGTCAGAAGACTATGGCGTGATCAGGTCTCCTAAACCTATAAGAAAATTGCTTCAAAGTCACAAAGAGAACTCAGGAGACAAAGGCTTGATCAACTCTCCTAGACCGGTAAGAAAATCGGTAAGGCTGAGCGGGAAGTTCACACCGGTTCAAGGAGGGAAGTCGAGAAGATACTCATCAGGGAACAGAGCGACTCCAACATTCTTtgtaatcaagaagaagaaaaaagttccaagcttggttaaattttttagcAGGAAAAGGC GCTTCTCCGCATGA
- the LOC104747015 gene encoding protein PLASTID MOVEMENT IMPAIRED 2-like isoform X1: MGVDFLLIDEKSTLMQGSIDVTHLPKFEHALRDGALYRNIRGCFFRLQWRGKFRGMILHGEAKQETTRFEKTIQKDDVVIERLNSKLLIANDQLEAVSAAEERISSLADNLTTSFEKLKNDKEAAKKEEFELKEEATVIKSEVHKTEIGIGEKEKELLSKLDELEKAKHAEALALEKLESMAEKTMKTGEMESLRSSTITISRFEYEYLSGQACHAKETAEKKVEAALAWVEALKASTNAILLRMESLKRVSGKTMVEEERASFRMHRLLSIKRLVQNEIQKLKQKSEDYGVIRSPKPIRKLLQSHKENSGDKGLINSPRPVRKSVRLSGKFTPVQGGKSRRYSSGNRATPTFFVIKKKKKVPSLVKFFSRKRRKSSLEQ, encoded by the exons ATGGGGGTTGATTTCCTTCTGATTGACGAAAAG TCTACTTTGATGCAAGGCTCCATTGACGTCACCCACCTTCCCAAATTCGAACACGCTCTGCGTGATGGGGCTTTGTATAGAAACATAAGAGGTTGTTTCTTCCGTCTTCAGTGGAGAGGAAAGTTCAGAGGAATGATACTACACGGTGAAgccaaacaagaaacaacacgGTTTGAGAAGACGATACAAAAGGATGATGTAGTGATTGAGAGACTCAATTCGAAGCTTCTTATTGCGAATGATCAATTAGAAGCAGTATCTGCAGCTGAAGAAAGAATCAGCTCTCTTGCTGACAATTTAACTACTTCATTTGAGAAGCTAAAGAATGATAAAGAAGCTGCAAAGAAAGAGGAGTTTGAGCTTAAAGAAGAAGCAACGGTCATCAAGAGTGAGGTACATAAAACCGAAATAGGAATTggtgaaaaggagaaagagttGCTTTCAAAGTTAGATGAGCTTGAGAAAGCTAAGCACGCAGAGGCTTTAGCTCTCGAGAAGCTCGAGTCTATGGCAGAGAAGACAATGAAAACTGGGGAAATGGAATCGCTGAGAAGTTCAACCATCACAATCTCAAGATTTGAGTACGAGTATTTGAGTGGACAAGCTTGTCACGCGAAAGAAACTGCAGAGAAGAAAGTGGAAGCTGCATTGGCGTGGGTTGAAGCACTCAAGGCTAGCACTAACGCGATTTTGTTAAGGATGGAATCTTTAAAGAGAGTGAGTGGGAAAACAATGGTGGAAGAAGAAAGGGCATCGTTCAGGATGCATAGGTTGCTATCGATAAAGAGACTAGTCCAAAATGAGATTCAAAAGTTAAAGCAGAAGTCAGAAGACTATGGCGTGATCAGGTCTCCTAAACCTATAAGAAAATTGCTTCAAAGTCACAAAGAGAACTCAGGAGACAAAGGCTTGATCAACTCTCCTAGACCGGTAAGAAAATCGGTAAGGCTGAGCGGGAAGTTCACACCGGTTCAAGGAGGGAAGTCGAGAAGATACTCATCAGGGAACAGAGCGACTCCAACATTCTTtgtaatcaagaagaagaaaaaagttccaagcttggttaaattttttagcAGGAAAAGGCGTAAGTCCTCTTTAGAACAATGA